In Nitratiruptor sp. YY09-18, a single window of DNA contains:
- a CDS encoding SDR family NAD(P)-dependent oxidoreductase has translation MHKTVLITGCSSGIGLETAKLCKKEGFRVFATARKESDLSYLTSLGLEPVFLELSDIDSVGSAIAQVLQKSKTIDILFNNAAYGQPGALEDLPLKALQEQFATNLFGWHALIQKIIPIMRAQGHGRIIQHSSILGLVALKYRGAYNASKFALEGYTDTLRLELQGSGIEVITLNTGPVISSFRKNALQKFLEYIDLQKSPYKKAYEEELARMEGTSNPPFTLTSEEAAKKILDIMQTSHPKPRYYITNASYILAMLERVLPTTILDTILQKI, from the coding sequence ATGCATAAAACAGTTCTCATCACAGGTTGCAGTAGCGGGATAGGACTCGAAACTGCTAAATTATGCAAAAAAGAGGGCTTTCGTGTCTTTGCAACGGCTAGAAAAGAGTCTGATCTATCTTATCTTACCTCATTGGGACTTGAGCCTGTTTTCCTTGAACTAAGCGATATTGATTCAGTAGGTAGTGCAATTGCACAAGTCTTACAAAAGAGCAAAACAATCGATATACTTTTTAATAATGCTGCATATGGACAGCCAGGAGCGCTGGAAGACCTACCATTAAAAGCACTGCAAGAGCAGTTTGCAACCAATCTCTTCGGCTGGCATGCCCTTATACAAAAAATAATTCCCATTATGCGTGCACAAGGTCATGGTCGCATTATCCAGCATAGTTCCATATTGGGACTTGTAGCCCTCAAATACCGTGGTGCATATAATGCTAGCAAATTTGCACTTGAAGGCTATACCGATACTCTGAGACTCGAACTACAAGGAAGCGGCATAGAGGTAATCACACTCAATACCGGACCAGTTATTAGTAGTTTTCGCAAGAATGCTTTGCAAAAGTTTTTAGAATATATTGATTTGCAAAAGAGTCCTTACAAAAAGGCCTATGAAGAGGAGCTAGCTAGAATGGAAGGCACTAGTAACCCTCCATTTACTCTCACCAGCGAAGAGGCAGCAAAGAAAATTTTGGATATTATGCAAACATCTCATCCAAAACCCCGCTACTATATTACAAATGCATCCTATATTTTGGCTATGCTCGAAAGGGTCCTCCCTACAACGATACTCGATACAATCTTGCAAAAAATTTAA
- the msrB gene encoding peptide-methionine (R)-S-oxide reductase MsrB, producing the protein MNCKEKLTPFEYHIMFDHGTEPPFTSPLYTEKRNGIYQCKCCNTPLFSSEAKFDSGTGWPSFYAPIAEDVIEEEIDTSHGMVRTEVHCAKCRGHLGHVFPDGPPPTGLRYCINGVCLKFVPHA; encoded by the coding sequence ATGAACTGTAAAGAAAAGCTTACTCCCTTTGAATATCATATAATGTTCGATCATGGTACAGAACCACCATTTACAAGTCCTCTCTATACAGAAAAGAGAAACGGTATATATCAGTGCAAATGCTGCAATACACCTCTGTTTTCTTCCGAAGCAAAGTTTGACTCTGGTACAGGCTGGCCAAGTTTTTATGCACCGATTGCAGAAGATGTGATAGAAGAAGAGATAGATACAAGCCATGGTATGGTACGCACAGAAGTTCATTGTGCCAAGTGCAGAGGACACCTTGGTCACGTTTTTCCTGATGGTCCTCCTCCAACAGGTCTACGCTACTGTATCAATGGAGTATGCTTGAAATTTGTCCCACATGCATAA
- a CDS encoding O-acetyl-ADP-ribose deacetylase, producing MPIKIIQGDITQLAVDAIVNAANPSLLGGGGVDGAIHRAAGPKLLEECKTLGGANPGQAKITHGYDLPTKWVIHTPGPVWRGGKHNEDVILHRCYENSLCIARSYEIHSIAFPSISTGIYGYPIEKASKIALSTIDWFLKKCAYYSMEIICVLHNEHDYRVYIETAKSLGIDYEL from the coding sequence GTGCCAATAAAAATCATTCAAGGTGACATTACACAATTAGCAGTTGATGCTATTGTCAATGCCGCCAATCCTAGCCTTCTTGGTGGAGGTGGTGTTGACGGAGCAATACACAGGGCTGCTGGACCCAAACTTTTAGAAGAGTGCAAAACCTTAGGTGGAGCAAATCCAGGCCAGGCTAAAATCACACACGGATACGACCTCCCAACAAAATGGGTGATCCATACACCAGGTCCTGTATGGCGAGGAGGTAAACATAATGAAGATGTAATTTTACACAGATGCTATGAAAATTCATTGTGTATAGCTAGAAGCTATGAAATTCATTCTATTGCTTTTCCGTCCATTAGTACAGGTATATATGGTTATCCTATAGAAAAAGCAAGCAAAATTGCACTCTCTACAATCGATTGGTTTTTAAAAAAATGTGCTTATTATTCCATGGAAATTATCTGCGTGCTCCACAACGAACACGACTATCGGGTTTACATCGAAACAGCTAAATCTTTGGGAATCGATTATGAACTGTAA